TATCTAATAAACCCATTTTTACCTGTCTATTTTAATTTACAAAGATATAAATTAAACGCAGAATTTTAGATTTTATCTATTAGCAAAAAGGTTAAATTTTTATTAAAATCTAAAAACTTATCCACAAGCACACCTCCAAATAAAAACAAGTTTCACTAAAGTCTGACTACTAAAAAGTTAAGCCATTTCAAAACTGAGCATTATCATAGAACAAGTCACAGCTTGAATCTGTCAAAATTCATTTTAAAAGCTTAACTTTGTGCTTGCAAAAATGAGTCATAACAACGATATTTTGAAGACGTCTAATTTCGCTGTACTTAGCATCAGTTACGAGAAAGCCGATGCCGAAGTTCGGGGAAAATTTGCGTTTTTTGATGAACATATCAAATCTTTTGTTAACCAAATTCACGACAAGGAATTTGGTGATGCTTTCGTTGTGTCCACTTGTAACAGGACGGAAATCTACACCACGACTTCCAATTATTTATTAATTGCAGAGCAATATTGCAAAACTATCGGCGTTAACTTATCAGAATTTTTACAATATGTTAACATTATCAAACGAGAAGACGCTGTACTGCATCTTTTCCGCGTTGCTGCTGGATTAGAAAGTCAAATCATTGGTGATTTCGAAATTGTCTCTCAAATTAAAAATGCTTACAACCGTTTCAAAAAACATAAAGAAAGCTCGAATCCATATTTGGAACGCGCTATCAACTCAGCGATTCAAATTTCGAAAAGAATTAAAACAGAAACTAGCATTAGCAATGGTGCCGCGTCTGTTTCTTATGCCGCTGTTCATTATATTTTAAACAATGTCAAAGCTGTTTCTGACAAAAACATTCTGTTGCTTGGCGTTGGCGAAATTGGACAAAACACAATCGAAAATCTCGTAAAACATGTTTATCAACCAAAGATAAAAATTGCGAACCGCTCTTTTGAGAAAGCTGAGAAAATTGCTGAAAAGTATAACATTCAACAAATTGCTTTTGAAGATTTCCCCGAAGAACTGAAACAAACCGATATTTTGATTGTTGCAACTGGCGCACAAAAATTCATTGTAAATCCAGAAAACTTCCCCGCGGACAAAGAAATGTTGGTTATAGATCTGTCAATTCCCAATAACGTCGCAAAAGAAATTGGAAATCTCAACAGCGTGGATCTTATCGATGTGGATGAACTTTCTCAGCAAATTTCGGAAACCATGGAACAACGCAAACGCGAAATTCCAAAAGCCGAAGCCATCATCAAAGAGATGAGCAAAGATTTTACAGAGTGGGAACGAAAAAGAAAATTTGCACCGAGTATTACCAATTTTAAAAACTCATTAAAAAACATAGAAGCCCACGAGCTCCACAACATACACAAGCGTCATCAATACGCTAAAGTTGAAGACATGGAACTTTCTGATAAATTAATACAGAAAATAACCAACCGCTTTGCAAAATACATTCTTGAAAACCCTTGGAAAGCAGAGGAAGTTTCAAAATTAATGGAAGACATCTTAGTGCTTCACCAACCCAAAAAGACCGATAATGAAGACGATAAAAATAGGAACTAGAAACAGTCCATTAGCATTATGGCAAGCTAACGAAGTTGCTTCAAAACTACAAACGGCTGGCAAACTAACCGAAATCGTCCCAATCGTGTCGTCTGGTGACAAAAACCTTACGCAACCACTTTACGCAATGGGCATTACAGGTGTTTTCACCAAAGATCTTGACATAGCTTTGCTTAACAAAGAGATTGACATCGCCGTACATTCTTTAAAAGATGTCCCTACGCAATTACCAACAGGCGTACAGATAAGTGCCGTTTTGGAAAGAGATTTCCCACAAGACGTATTGGTTAGAAAAAGTGATGCCAAAAACAAAGACTTTAAAGATTTAAAAATAGCAACAAGTAGCTTGAGAAGACGCGCATTTTGGTCGCACACTTTCCCTAACACTGACTTTGCGGACATTAGAGGAAACGTACAAACAAGACTTAGAAAATTGGAAGAAGGCGTTGCGGATGCGACACTTTTCTCTTTGGCAGGTCTTAAACGCATGAATCTTAACATCAGCTACGAAGAAGTTGACTTCCTTTTGCAAGCTCCATCACAAGGGGTTGTTGGTATCGCGAGCCTTTCTGAAAATGCGGAACTTAATGAGATTTTAAATCAGATTAACCATGCAGAAACTCAAAAATGCATCCATATCGAAAGAGAATTTCTAAAAACTTTGGAAGGTGGTTGTACAGCGCCAATTGGTGCCCACGCCGAATTTATTGGTGACAAAATCCGTTTCTTAGGAAGACTATGTTCTTTGGACGGAAAAGACTGCATCAACGTTGATGAGACAATAGACTGGAACCCAGAACAAAACTTCGGCGCAGAGTTAGCACAACAAGTTCTGAAGCGTGGCGGCAAAGACATGATGGCTCTCATAAAATATCAAATAAACTCCTAATTAAAACCTTCAAAAATGCGCCTATTGTTAACCAAACATCTCAATGACGCAGACATTTCCAAATTGGGAAGTGATATTGTCGTGGATTTTGTAGAAGTCATTTCGATTGAGAAAATTGCGTTTAAAATTCAGGATTTAAAAAATAAATCTTTGATTTTTACAAGCATTAATGCCGTTAAGAGTTTTTTTGAAAACGACACTTCTCACCAATTAACAAAACTACACCCAATCTATTGTGTTGGAGAACAGTCTGAAAAATTTTTAAACCAAAAAGGCTTCGAAGTTCTTGCTACAAAAAAGAATGCTGAAGAACTTTCCAAGTATTTTATAGAACAAAGTAAAGACGAAGATTATCTTCATTTCTGTGGCGATATCGCTTTAGAAACTTTAGGGAAAACTTTTACTAAACTTGGAAAAAATTACACTAAAGTCGTTTCTTACGCCACCAATTTGACTTATCCAAAGTTTAATAAAGAATATGATGCTGTGGCATTCTTCAGTCCTAGTGGCGTTAGAAGTTTTACTAAATTCAATTCTTTAGAAGCGAAAATTATTTTTTCAATTGGACAAACAACCACCAATGAAATCCTTAATTCAACAAAGAAATCCGCTATAACGAGTGCGGAGAATACAACCGAAGATTTACTAAATCTGATTCGTCAGCACGCGTCAGAAAAAAAATAAGAATATGATTAAAAACGATTTATATCTAAGAGCTTTGCGCGGCGAGATTGTGGAAAGACCTCCTGTGTGGATGATGAGACAAGCTGGGCGCTATTTACCAGAGTTTATTGAACTTCGCAATCAATATGATTTTTTCACACGTTGCCAAACGCCAGAGTTAGCTGCTGAAATTACCGTTCAGCCAATTCGCAGATTCCCTTTAGACGCAGCGATTTTGTTTTCAGACATTTTGGTGGTTCCGCAGGCCATGGGTATTGATTTTAAAATGAAAGAATCCGTTGGTCCTTGGCTAGACAATCCTATACGAACTAAAGAACAAGTTGACGCCATCGAAGTTCCGAATGTTGACGATACGCTAAGCTATGTTTTTGACGCCATCGAATTGACCCTTCAAAAGCTCGATAACGACATTCCATTGATTGGTTTTGCAGGAAGCCCATGGACAATACTTTGCTATTGTGTGGAAGGCAAAGGCTCTAAAGCTTTTGATATTGCTAAGTCATTTTGTTTTACACATCCTGAAGCAGCACACTCATTGTTGCAAAAAATCACCGATACCACCATTGCTTATCTAAAACGAAAAGTTGAAAAAGGCGTTTCTGCGGTACAGATTTTTGACTCTTGGGGAGGCATGTTGTCACCAACAGACTATCAGGAATTTTCTTGGCAATACATCAACCAAATTGTTGAAGCACTAAGTCTGGTTTCCCCAGTTGTTGTTTTCGGAAAAGGATGCTGGTTTGCGCTTGAAGAAATGTCAAAATCCAAAGTTTCCGCTTTGGGGGTTGACTGGACTATTACACCAGAATTTGCAAGACAATTGACAAATAACAACATCACACTTCAAGGAAATTTTGATCCCGCAAGACTACATTCTTCACCGGAAGTTATCCGAAAAATGGTTCACGAAATGATTAATCGTTTTGGAAAAGACAAATATATCGCCAACCTCGGCCATGGTATCCTTCCAAACATTCCAGTAGAAAATGCGGAAGCATTTATCCGCGCTGTTGTTGAGTGGAAAGCATAAAAAAACAAACCCCAAGTTTTAACTTGGGGTTTGTTTTTAATTTTTCTTTCTTGCGTGAGCCGCTGGTACTGCTTCGCCATTTTCACGCTTTCTTTGTAGCGTTTTTTCTTGCTCTACAGTTTTTGCATCAACCTCTTGCATTTTGACAGCGCCCATCTGGACTTGCTGTTTTGGTGCTTCTGCTTTTGGTTTAATACGTTCTGTTTTTGCTTTTCCTGTATTCGCTTTTGAAGACTGAGCACTCATCATTGCAGCACCTCCAACAAAGAAAACTGCGCATAGTAAAACTTTTTTCATAACAATATTTGGATTTAGTGAACACTAATTAACGAATATTATTCCATTAAAAAATCAATTTATATGTTTTTTAACATTTTTTAACGTTTTTAAATCAAAAATGTATTATTTTTTATTTAAACAAAACGCCTAATATAACAAATTATTAGTTATTTCATTTTAAATAATAAAACCTAATATCCAATCACATTAGGTTTTAATACTATTCTACTATTAATTCTATAAAATAATCTATTCTACTTTTGGCATTTTTTTCTTTGGTTCTTCAGTTTTTACAGCTTTGTTTTCTTGAAGTACAGCAGAATGATTCATATTTTCTTTTGCTAATTTAGCCTGCACCTTTTTATCATTAGCAATAATTTCTGATTTTTCTGTAGTCGCATTCTCTTTCTTTGTTAGCTTTTCAGCTTTCGGCGCCACTTCCATAGTTTCGGTTTTAGCAGACATTGTCTTTTTAGCCTCTGTGGTTTGCGCTGTTGCAACTACAAATCCCGCCGTTATAAATAGTGTTGCAAATATTAACTTTTTCATAATAATAATTTTAATGTTACATAGCTAAAACGCTAAAAAACAATTGCTATTATAAAAAATTAAAAACTTTAATAGACTTTAAAACACTTTATGAAAGCTTTTGATTTTCAACTACTTCTCCAAATTTTTTCTTAATTTTTCAACAAAAACATAAGCCGCTGGACAAATCAAGGTATTCTTCAAAGTCAGGTTATTAATCTGATAAATTTTCTTGCGATCTGTGTGTGGATACTCGCGACAGGCTTTTGGACGTACATCATAAATATTACATTTGTTATCATTTGGATCCAAAAAGAAACATGGCGTCGATTGCAAGACCCAGTCATTATCTTCGTCTAGTCGCAAAAATTTAGTCTCAAAATCCGAAATTTTCATCCGTAGATGCTTGGCTATGCGTTCTTTATCTTTCTCTGTAAATAGCGGCCCTGTCGTCTTACAGCAATTTGCACAAGCTAAACAGTCGATTTCTTCAAAAGTCTCCTCATGCAGATCTTCCACCAAATAATCGAGATTTTTGGGTGGTTTCTTTTTTATTTGCTCCAAAAATTTTTGATGTTCTTTCGATTTTTGTTGCGCTTGTTGATTATAATGATTGATATCCAAAACTAAATTTTTAAGAATGCAAATTTACATTTTTTGGGCGCCATTTCCAGCTTTCGCTACTCGCAGTCTTTGGTTTGGGTTGCGCTTCGCGCAACCCAAACCAAAGACGAGCTCAAACACGCCGCTCTATCTGGGGCGCAATTTCCCCTATCGAAAGAAACAAAATGACAAATATCAAAATTCCATTTAACAATCAATAAGTTATAAAGCTTAACTTTGTTAGCATGAAAAATCTAGAAAGCAGAACTGATATTGAAGAACTCGTAAACAAATTTTATGATAAAGTCATCAAAGACGATATTATTGGCTTTTTCTTTACTGATATTGCCCAAATAGATTTGCAAAAACACCTCCCAAAAATGTATAATTTTTGGGAAAGCATACTTCTTGGCAATTCAGTATACGAAGGAAATCCCATGCGCGTACACTTTCCGCTTAACCAAGTTGTCGCGTTAGAACAACATCATTTCGAGCGTTGGCTAGAGCTTTGGCAAGATACTTTAGAACAAAACTTCGAAGGCGAAAATGTAGATACAGCCATACTTCGCGCCCAAAATATCGCCCGAATTATGTCTTATAAAATGAAAATTGCACGGTCTTAAAGATTAGGATTTAGCCACATGTCGATATAATCTGTCAACATATGAAACAACAATCCTACGCTAACAATCCTAAGTTTTCCTTTGAAAAATAATAGTAGGAAATAAATGCCTATCGCATAATAAGAATGCAAAAAGTGAAAGCCAATACTTGCGCGATTAGGATCAAAAATAGGAGTTGCAAAAAGATGGTCAACATCCACCAACATCGTCAAAAGCATAATGAAATAAGCTTTCTTCCATTCGCTTCGGAAAAACAACCACGCCAAAACTACAGGAAATACAAAATGCAAAACATAATGGATTATCGGTCTTAAAATCTCCATTATATTCTGGATTTTAAATAATCTTGTCGCAAATCTTCATCCAGTTTTTCTATCGCATAACGCAAGCATGTTCTCGGCATTTCTTTATAATATAGATTAAAAAAATTCAAAAGCGCGGACTCATCTTGTCCTCCCATTTCGCGAAGAAGCCAGCCATTGGCCTTGTGCATCAAATCACGTGGATGTTTTAGATTTCTAACGACAAAATCCTTAGTCAAATCGAAACGTTTCTTTTTAACATAAAACATGGTTCCAACAACAGCAATTCTTTTATGCCACATTTCATTAGATTTTGACAGATTAATGAGTAAATCATCCCGCTTTTGTTCGAATGCGAATCGTCCCAGAATTTTGTAACAAGAACTATCCACCAAATCCCAATTGTTAACATACTGAAGATGATTGAGATAGAATTCTACAATTTGCTCTTGTAACACGATATCCTTTTTTGACTTCTCAAATTTGTTTATCAAAATAAAGAGTGCCGTTAAACGTTCTTCATGGTATTTTGAAGCAATAAGCTGTGCCAATTCTTTCAAACTAATTTTTTCAGTAAAGGCTTTAGCAATCAGTCGTTGATCTGGAACTATAACACCCAAAAACAAATCGCCTTCACCATATTCGCAAGGTCCAGTTTTGAAAAACCGTGGAAAAAATTCCGCTTTTTCGGGAATCGCCAAATCGCGAAGCGCCGCTTTCAACTCATCAACAACAGTCATTTATTTCTGATTTAATTCTTTCTGAAAAGCTTCTAGATACATCGCAATATGCCGTCCATCCATCAACGCATGATGTGCTTCCACAGAAATGGGCATCATCTTTCGACCATTTTTTTCGAGGAATTTTCCAAAAACAATTCTCGGAATACTTTCTTTATTATTAATATTGGTAGGATGCAAAATCGCAGAGAATTGCTGCCACGGAAATGTAGAATGTCTTATGAGATTAACATCCAATTCTTCGTTGCTCAATCGCAAACCTGTGGAATTGTGCACAGCTTCAATCTCTTTTTGTAAACGCGAATTAAAGATTTGAAAATCTTCTGAAAATTCCATAAAAGCAAATCCAAAAGTTCCATCTTCCCGCGCAATCGTAGAGCCTGCGTCTATCACATCGTATTGAAAAACTTTATCTCCAACAAGTCTCAATTTGAAAGCTTCTACACTATTAACCGCCAACATCGACTTATGAAGATAATGTGCAAAAAAGGATTCTTTGCGCTCTTTTGCCAAACGATAAGTTTCGGTACAATTGACTTCTGTAACAATTCCAAAAGAAGGTTGATCCATTTTGGAAAAGAATTCATAATGTTCTTTTCGGTTCCAATTTTCAATATTTATTTCAGATCTCATCAATGCAATTTTTCTTCAATAATTTCTTCTTGCAATTCTTCTTCGGTTGCAATTTTCTTTGGATTAGCAACTTTCCCAATGCTCAAACCTTGGACAATAATCGAGAAAACCACCACACAATAAGTAATACTCAAAATAATAGTACTGTACTCACTTTTCGGAATAGACATGGCCAAGGCAATAGACACACCGCCGCGAATACCGCCCCAGACAAGAACTTTAACGGTTTGCGGTGTAAATCGATTTTTGGAAGACATCAACTTTGTAGGCCCCCAAATGGAGACAAATCGGGCTACTAAAACGATACAAATGGCAACAAGACCAGGAATCATGTAATGATCTAAATCTTCAATCATTAAAAGTTCGAAACCGATGAACAAGAATAAAACCGCATTTAGGATTTCATCAATTAATTCCCAAAATTTAATCAAATAATCTTGCGTGATAGATTTCATTTTAAAATTTTTATTAAAATTCCCCATGAATAATCCCGCAGCAACCATGGTTAATGGACCAGAAATATGCAATTGTTTAGCAATGAGATAACCGCCCATAACCACAGAAAGTGTTACCAAAACTGAAATGATATAATCGTCAACTTCACGCATCAACCTCGATGTAAAATAGCCCAGTAAGACACCTAATAAAAGTCCGCCTCCAGCTTCATGAAGTAATAACAACCCGATACTTTCAGCATTAACATCTACATCCACACCAATTGCCAATTGTAACAATACTGCAAAAACAACAACCGCCATACCATCATTAAACAATGATTCGCCGGCAACTTTCGTTTCCAGAGATTTTGAAACTTTTGCTTGTTTCAGAATACTTAAAACCGCAACAGGATCGGTCGGAGAAATCAAAGCTCCAAAAACCAAGCAATATAACAAAGGCATCTCTACCCCAACCAAAGGCAAAAGATAAAACACCCCAAAACCTACAATAAAAGTAGAAATAACAACGCCAACGGTTGAAAAAACAACAACTGGCCAAATCTGTTCTTTGAGATCGTTGATGTTAATATGGATTCCTCCGGCAAAAAGCAGAAAATTAAGCATCGCACCCATGAGGACTTCGGTAAAGTTGATGCTGTTCATAAGGTCATGAAGATGACCAAAAGTACGAGGCAAAACAGCCTCTCCAAAAAACACTAAAAATGTAGAAACGGCAATCGCAATTACCATAATACCAATGGTGCTCGGCAGTTTTAGAAATCGATAATTAATGTACGAAAATATCGACGCGAGAACGATTAAGATAGAAAATGAGTAATATAACTCCATTTGTTTTATTTAAATTAAAATTTTATTCCGGGGCATAGCCCACAACATTGATGTAGATATTTTCTTTTCCATTTCCCCACACATCCATCATCCCGTCTTGCGAGGCTTGGGAAAATCTTTGGTAATCATGAAACGGAATTTTTAATAAATTGAGTAAAACATATTCTTCGCCAACTGTATTTACCAAGTATGGAGAATCTGGTGTATTGCCAGCGCCAGAAGCAAGAACCGTCGCAGAAACCATTCGAAATTTTTGTAACGTGAGCATAAATTTGTTTTGGTTTTGTACGTTTTCAAAACATTGTAATAACAACAACAAAACTTCAAGATTGCTCGGATCTTTAAAATGCAAATCTTCGCCAAGTTTGATAGCATCATCAAATTTACTTTGCTGAAACTTTTCTCCAAACTTCTGAAAATCTGTACCAAAAGGGCTTAACTTATGCGCTGTAAATCTCTTTCCGTAATACAAATGAAAAGCCTCTGCACTATCGATAGCCTGAGGCATGCCACGGAATTTAAAAAGTAAACGCTCATAGAAATATGGTGACTTTTTATCTTCAATATTTTTTTTGATTTCTATAAAATCGGGCTTGTTTTGACCAAAAGATAAAAATCCAAACATCAAAACAAAGAGAAAAAACACGCTTCTTTTGACAACTTTATTCATCTTCTTGCTCATCATCAAAATATTCAAACAAGAAATCGTTGTAAGGGAAACGAGAAATATGAATTTTCATGACCTCATCGTAAATCATTTTTTTCATTTCAGGAAAATTTTCTTTCGTTAAAGCAGAAATAAAAACAGTCGGGAATTTTGACTTTGCCATCCATGTTTTTTTCCATTCTTCCAAAGAAATATTCTTGCGCGTGGAAGGTGTCAAATCATCATCAGCTTTTCTTTCATAAGAAAAATCATCGATCTTGTTAAACACCATTATCATTGGTTTTTGATGTGCATTAATCTCCATCAAAATCTGATTGACAGAATCGATATGATCTTCAAAACTTTCGTGCGAAATATCCACCACATGGATTAAAAGATCTGCCTCGCGCACCTCATCCAAAGTGGATTTAAAAGATTCCACCAACTGCGTTGGCAATTTTCTAATAAAACCAACGGTATCGGTCAAAAGAAAAGGAAGATTTCCAATTACAACCTTACGAACCGTGGTGTCCAGAGTTGCAAAAAGTTTGTTTTCGGCAAAAACCTCCGATTTTGACAAAGCATTCATCAAAGTAGATTTCCCCACGTTGGTATAACCCACCAAAGCAGCACGCACCATTTTTCCGCGGTTGTTACGCTGTGTCGCCATCTGCTTATCAATCGTTTTCAGTTTATCTTTCAAAAGTGAAATTCGGTCGCGGATAATACGTCTATCGGTTTCTATTTCGGTTTCTCCAGGACCGCGCATCCCGATTCCACCGCGTTGTCTTTCCAAGTGTGTCCACATTCTGGTCAATCGAGGCAAAAGATATTCGTATTGTGCCAATTCTACCTGAGTTCTTGCATAAGACGTCTGGGCGCGCTGTGCGAAAATATCAAGAATAAGATTGGTTCTGTCCAAGATTTTCACCTCCAGCTCGCGTTCAAGATTTTTGAGTTGCGAAGGCGAAAGTTCGTCATCAAAAATAACGGTTCCGATTTCGTTTTCTTTAACGTAAGCTTTTATTTCTTCAGCTTTTCCGCTTCCTACAAAGGTTTTGGAATCTGGTTGTGATAGTTTTTGGGTAAATCTTTTTTCGACGCTTGCACCAGCTGTATAAGCCAAAAACTCCAACTCGTCCATATATTCTTGCAGCTTATCTTCATCCTGATCTCGTGTAACAAGACCTACTAATACAGATTTTTCGTATTGATGTTCTTTCTTTTCTAGCATTAAATAAGTGTTCTATTTGTAAGATTGACAAGGTAGTTTTTTTGAGTAAAAAATGCAAAAATTAGTTTTAATTTTATTTAAATTTAATTTAAAAAATGAACGACTTAGAGATTTTTAAAAAATATCTGGAACAAGAACTGAAATTAGAATTAATAAATCCAGATTCTAATAATGTTTGCTTTGCCTTTAATAATTATGAATTAAGAGATGATTTCAAAATCAGCTTTAGCATTGGGGATGTTGAAAAATATTTAGAAAACATCAAAAAATACCCTGCTCTTGCCGAGAATAAAAATGATTTTATATTAAGAGAAAATTCTACAATTCTTTTCCCCAAAAGCACAGAATCATTTTGGAAAATTGTTCAATTCTAAAAACAGATTTCTAAGATCTTCGCCTTCATGACCATTTATATTTACTAAGAACAATTGTCATCTTTAATCCCAATCCGAAGCTACAAATTTTAATAAAAGTTGATCGTTATGATATAATTTCAAAAAGTGACCTCCGATTTCGTAACGGTTAACTTTAGCCATCTCGTTTCGGAAAACATATTCTATAGCCTCTGTTTTGATACAATTTTTGAAAGGATTGTCTTTGGTTTTAAATTTAATTTTATCATCAACAATTCCCGAAACCTCAACTGAAAAATTGCCACAACCGAGATTGGCTATGTTTCCAGAATGAAGCGTCAAATCCAGTTGTGCTTTATTTTTCATTAATTGTTCTTTG
This genomic stretch from Chryseobacterium sp. POL2 harbors:
- the hemA gene encoding glutamyl-tRNA reductase encodes the protein MSHNNDILKTSNFAVLSISYEKADAEVRGKFAFFDEHIKSFVNQIHDKEFGDAFVVSTCNRTEIYTTTSNYLLIAEQYCKTIGVNLSEFLQYVNIIKREDAVLHLFRVAAGLESQIIGDFEIVSQIKNAYNRFKKHKESSNPYLERAINSAIQISKRIKTETSISNGAASVSYAAVHYILNNVKAVSDKNILLLGVGEIGQNTIENLVKHVYQPKIKIANRSFEKAEKIAEKYNIQQIAFEDFPEELKQTDILIVATGAQKFIVNPENFPADKEMLVIDLSIPNNVAKEIGNLNSVDLIDVDELSQQISETMEQRKREIPKAEAIIKEMSKDFTEWERKRKFAPSITNFKNSLKNIEAHELHNIHKRHQYAKVEDMELSDKLIQKITNRFAKYILENPWKAEEVSKLMEDILVLHQPKKTDNEDDKNRN
- the hemC gene encoding hydroxymethylbilane synthase, which gives rise to MKTIKIGTRNSPLALWQANEVASKLQTAGKLTEIVPIVSSGDKNLTQPLYAMGITGVFTKDLDIALLNKEIDIAVHSLKDVPTQLPTGVQISAVLERDFPQDVLVRKSDAKNKDFKDLKIATSSLRRRAFWSHTFPNTDFADIRGNVQTRLRKLEEGVADATLFSLAGLKRMNLNISYEEVDFLLQAPSQGVVGIASLSENAELNEILNQINHAETQKCIHIEREFLKTLEGGCTAPIGAHAEFIGDKIRFLGRLCSLDGKDCINVDETIDWNPEQNFGAELAQQVLKRGGKDMMALIKYQINS
- a CDS encoding uroporphyrinogen-III synthase, giving the protein MRLLLTKHLNDADISKLGSDIVVDFVEVISIEKIAFKIQDLKNKSLIFTSINAVKSFFENDTSHQLTKLHPIYCVGEQSEKFLNQKGFEVLATKKNAEELSKYFIEQSKDEDYLHFCGDIALETLGKTFTKLGKNYTKVVSYATNLTYPKFNKEYDAVAFFSPSGVRSFTKFNSLEAKIIFSIGQTTTNEILNSTKKSAITSAENTTEDLLNLIRQHASEKK
- the hemE gene encoding uroporphyrinogen decarboxylase, whose protein sequence is MIKNDLYLRALRGEIVERPPVWMMRQAGRYLPEFIELRNQYDFFTRCQTPELAAEITVQPIRRFPLDAAILFSDILVVPQAMGIDFKMKESVGPWLDNPIRTKEQVDAIEVPNVDDTLSYVFDAIELTLQKLDNDIPLIGFAGSPWTILCYCVEGKGSKAFDIAKSFCFTHPEAAHSLLQKITDTTIAYLKRKVEKGVSAVQIFDSWGGMLSPTDYQEFSWQYINQIVEALSLVSPVVVFGKGCWFALEEMSKSKVSALGVDWTITPEFARQLTNNNITLQGNFDPARLHSSPEVIRKMVHEMINRFGKDKYIANLGHGILPNIPVENAEAFIRAVVEWKA
- a CDS encoding YkgJ family cysteine cluster protein, whose translation is MNHYNQQAQQKSKEHQKFLEQIKKKPPKNLDYLVEDLHEETFEEIDCLACANCCKTTGPLFTEKDKERIAKHLRMKISDFETKFLRLDEDNDWVLQSTPCFFLDPNDNKCNIYDVRPKACREYPHTDRKKIYQINNLTLKNTLICPAAYVFVEKLRKNLEK
- a CDS encoding group III truncated hemoglobin, with the translated sequence MKNLESRTDIEELVNKFYDKVIKDDIIGFFFTDIAQIDLQKHLPKMYNFWESILLGNSVYEGNPMRVHFPLNQVVALEQHHFERWLELWQDTLEQNFEGENVDTAILRAQNIARIMSYKMKIARS
- a CDS encoding DUF6122 family protein, coding for MEILRPIIHYVLHFVFPVVLAWLFFRSEWKKAYFIMLLTMLVDVDHLFATPIFDPNRASIGFHFLHSYYAIGIYFLLLFFKGKLRIVSVGLLFHMLTDYIDMWLNPNL
- a CDS encoding DNA alkylation repair protein gives rise to the protein MTVVDELKAALRDLAIPEKAEFFPRFFKTGPCEYGEGDLFLGVIVPDQRLIAKAFTEKISLKELAQLIASKYHEERLTALFILINKFEKSKKDIVLQEQIVEFYLNHLQYVNNWDLVDSSCYKILGRFAFEQKRDDLLINLSKSNEMWHKRIAVVGTMFYVKKKRFDLTKDFVVRNLKHPRDLMHKANGWLLREMGGQDESALLNFFNLYYKEMPRTCLRYAIEKLDEDLRQDYLKSRI
- a CDS encoding chloramphenicol acetyltransferase, with amino-acid sequence MRSEINIENWNRKEHYEFFSKMDQPSFGIVTEVNCTETYRLAKERKESFFAHYLHKSMLAVNSVEAFKLRLVGDKVFQYDVIDAGSTIAREDGTFGFAFMEFSEDFQIFNSRLQKEIEAVHNSTGLRLSNEELDVNLIRHSTFPWQQFSAILHPTNINNKESIPRIVFGKFLEKNGRKMMPISVEAHHALMDGRHIAMYLEAFQKELNQK
- a CDS encoding cation:proton antiporter, coding for MELYYSFSILIVLASIFSYINYRFLKLPSTIGIMVIAIAVSTFLVFFGEAVLPRTFGHLHDLMNSINFTEVLMGAMLNFLLFAGGIHININDLKEQIWPVVVFSTVGVVISTFIVGFGVFYLLPLVGVEMPLLYCLVFGALISPTDPVAVLSILKQAKVSKSLETKVAGESLFNDGMAVVVFAVLLQLAIGVDVDVNAESIGLLLLHEAGGGLLLGVLLGYFTSRLMREVDDYIISVLVTLSVVMGGYLIAKQLHISGPLTMVAAGLFMGNFNKNFKMKSITQDYLIKFWELIDEILNAVLFLFIGFELLMIEDLDHYMIPGLVAICIVLVARFVSIWGPTKLMSSKNRFTPQTVKVLVWGGIRGGVSIALAMSIPKSEYSTIILSITYCVVVFSIIVQGLSIGKVANPKKIATEEELQEEIIEEKLH
- a CDS encoding DUF4919 domain-containing protein is translated as MNKVVKRSVFFLFVLMFGFLSFGQNKPDFIEIKKNIEDKKSPYFYERLLFKFRGMPQAIDSAEAFHLYYGKRFTAHKLSPFGTDFQKFGEKFQQSKFDDAIKLGEDLHFKDPSNLEVLLLLLQCFENVQNQNKFMLTLQKFRMVSATVLASGAGNTPDSPYLVNTVGEEYVLLNLLKIPFHDYQRFSQASQDGMMDVWGNGKENIYINVVGYAPE
- the hflX gene encoding GTPase HflX, translating into MLEKKEHQYEKSVLVGLVTRDQDEDKLQEYMDELEFLAYTAGASVEKRFTQKLSQPDSKTFVGSGKAEEIKAYVKENEIGTVIFDDELSPSQLKNLERELEVKILDRTNLILDIFAQRAQTSYARTQVELAQYEYLLPRLTRMWTHLERQRGGIGMRGPGETEIETDRRIIRDRISLLKDKLKTIDKQMATQRNNRGKMVRAALVGYTNVGKSTLMNALSKSEVFAENKLFATLDTTVRKVVIGNLPFLLTDTVGFIRKLPTQLVESFKSTLDEVREADLLIHVVDISHESFEDHIDSVNQILMEINAHQKPMIMVFNKIDDFSYERKADDDLTPSTRKNISLEEWKKTWMAKSKFPTVFISALTKENFPEMKKMIYDEVMKIHISRFPYNDFLFEYFDDEQEDE